The Fluviispira sanaruensis sequence AGACCTCACGAAATATATTAAATACAAAATTAACTATATTCAAAAGTAAGAGATTTGTGAAGTGAGGAAAATTTTTACATCTGACGAAGATTGGCAGAGGTTAAAAATAGACTGGGTTTTTCTTGCATGAGTTCAGATAAAAACCAATTTTCAGCTAAATGTGTTCCAGTCGATGAGCCTAATTTTAATTTTCGCGAAAGGAGAGCGCCAATTTTTTCTGAAATAGAGCGATACGTTGTGTATTTACCACCATAAATTGTAATTAATCCTGGAAGAACTTCATCTAGAACTGTTTCTCTCGATAATCCAGATATATTTTTATCGAGTTGTCTTACATAAAAAGGAGAATTAAAAGGTTCATTATTCCAAGCAGAGTTTAAATTTTTAATTTTTGCTTTTACATGGAGAGGCATACAACGGACACCGCAAAAAATTTCGGAAATATTTTTTTCAGCTTCGTATAAATTGAGTGTCTCTTTAGCTGTGTGCATAAGATACGCTTTATCTTCTTCTGGATAACGAACATGCGATGGTTCTCCTACAAGAATAGACTCAGTTGTACCATATAGCCATTTACCAAACCAAGGAATAAAAAATACGATTCTTCCATCTGGTTCTTGAATAAGAGTTGCGGAATTTTTGGTAATATCCCCATTGGGGACTGCTTCGGGATTGAAAACAATGTGAGTGCCGAGATTCAAGAGACAAGTGATATTTGGGATAATATTCCAATTTAACAGATTTGCATTGCACCAAGCTCCAGAGGCATTCACAATTGTTCTTGTTGTTAAAGTTTTGGAAGAATCATTGCTTACAATTGTTACTTTATATCCGTCTTGGATTGGAATGACTTCTGTTACTTTAGCGTTTTCTTCATAACTCGCACCGAGCTTAACAGCAGCCTCAGCAACAATCCTTGTAATAACATCATCTAGCATTTGTGCATCGTAATATTGAAATGCACTAATCATTTCTTTTTCAACTTTTTCAGGATTTAAATAAGGCGCATAGCTGAGAATATCTTTTTTATTTATCGAACTAGCAGATGGAAGTCCGCCATCTCCAGCCAAAAGATCATAAAAAAAGAGCCCCATACGAATCATCCAGGGAGGTCTTTTGTCGCCTTTAAAATTAGGAAGGACAAAGGGAAGAGGTTTCACGATATCTCTAAGTAAACGTAATAAAATTGCTCTTTCTTTAAGTGCTTCATGCACAAGTCCCCATTGATTCAGGTGTTCGAGATATCTAAGCCCACCATGCACAAGCTTTGTGCTTTTGCTTGATGTCCCAGATGAGAGTAGACTTTTTTCAACTAGGTGGACACCTGGTACATTGCGAGTTGCAAGATCATGCAAGAGTCCTGTGCCGTGTATTCCTCCGCCGACGATAAGAACATTCAAATCCATAGCGCTTTATAATCCTTATAAAAGAGTTGCAGATTTTTCTCTCAAGTGATGAGCTGTTTGCGCAAGTATTTTTGCAGCTTCTCTTACCTCTTGCTCTGAGTTAGTCAAACCAAAACTCACTCGAAAACTCGCTAAAGTATTTTCAAGCTCTATTCCCATGGCCACTAGAACATGACTCGCAGTAGCTTGCAGAGTTTTACATGCACTTCCGACACTGGCGCAGACAGTTCTCGTTTCTTCTAAAAGTTTCATAGCATTGACGTTCTGAAAGGAGATTGTCAATATGCCAGCAATTTTTTGCTTTTTAACTCCATAAAATTTAACTTGTATGTGTTTATTTAATTCATCGCAAAAGGCATTTTCTAGAAATTCATAATATTTGATTCGTTCGCTAGCCTCTTGTTGTTGAAACAGACAAGCATAAGTAAAGCCCATGATTGCTGCAATATTTGGTGTGCTTGAGCGCAGATCGAACTCATGGCCTCCCCCAGTCAATTGCGCTTGTAATTTAATTTTGGGTCTTCTTTTTTTTAAAATAAGGGCTGCAGCCCCTTTTGGCCCATATATTTTTGCAGATGAAATTGTTAAGGAGTCGAAATCAATTCCTTCAGCGATTAAATGACTGCGGGCAAATCCTTGAGAGGCATCCACATGGAGAAGAGCTCCGCATTCTAAAGAAATTTTTCTAATTTTTTCAAGTTGCAATTGTCTAATACCTGTTTCGTTATTCACATCCATTACACAGACGCATAAAGTATTTTCATCAATGACTCGCTCTGCAATTTGAATATTTATTTGTCCGTATTCATCAACAGGCAATTCAGCAATCTGAATGTTTTCAGAAAGAGCACTTAAAGTATTTGCTGTTACGATAATACTAGAATGCTCAGTTGCACAATAAACAATTTTATTTCTCTTTCTATGAGGATTTTCAACAAGCCCTCTTAAAAATAGGTTGTTACTTTCTGTTGCGCTTCCAGTAAAAATAACTTCCTCAAAAGAAACAGAAAAAATTTTTGCTAAGGTTGTGCGGGCCCAACCCAAAGCATGTTCTGTTAATTCGCCCATGGGGTGCAATCTATTGGCAGAATTTGCAAAATAACCAAGCATCCAAGGTGTCATTTTTTCTAAAATTCTTTTGTCGAGCGGTGTGCTTGAGGCAAAATCAAGATAAATTGTATTTTGAGGAAGTTTTATTCCACCAAAAGAAATTGGTTCGATTTTTTGTGGACTTGAATTCATCCATTCTGAGGGGAGAACAAAGTTTTCTATAAATTTATTCATATTCCATCCATATTGATCCAATACTACAGGTTTGAATCTAATTCGTGTAATATTAATTTGCAATCAAAGTTGTTTGCTTTTTTTTTGTCAAAGGAGTAGGTGATTTTGAAGATTAGAACCTCTTGTTGTTGAGTAGGATTTCTTATATGACATACATAGAAAAAATGCGTTATTTCAGAGGAAAGTTTTTTGTGCATAAGTCTGCATTTTTTCATAAGCGCGATTTTTTTATCTGCCTGTTGAGTCTAATAATAGGAATTTTTATTGGTTTTCTTGCTGAAGCATTAAAACTTGTGATTAATCTTGTGACAAATATATTTTATTTTGGAAAATTTTCTATAACAGAAGCATTACCTGCTCAACATCAGTTAGGTTATTGGGCTTTTTTTATGCCAGTTATAGGTGGTATTATTATTGGTTTGATTGCGAGATTTATCAACCCAGCAGTGTATGGTCACGGTATTCCAGAAACAATGGAAAAAGTATTATTGAATGACAGCATTATTTCCAAAAGATTACTTATTTTAAAACCAACTGCGGCTGCTATATCTGTTGGTTCTGGTGGTCCTTTTGGAGATGAAGGTCCTATTATTGCAACAGGTGGAATTCTAGGCTCTACCATCGGTCAATTTATTAAAACATCATCTTATGAACGAAAAATATTATTGAGTGCGGGGGTTGCGGGCGCTGTATCGTCAGCTTTTGGCAGTCCATTGGGTGGAATATTCTTGGCTTTAGAATTAATGTTATATGAATTTAAATCAAGATCACTAATTCCGGTAGCTCTTTCTGTCATAGCAGCAGAATTTATAAGAATGAAATTCGTTGGAGATGAACTTATTTTTCCAATGTCTGTTGTTTCATTACCATCTGCATCGAGCGAAATATTTTGTTTTTTTATTATTGGAATCATTTCGGGTATTGTCGCAGTTGGAATCACTCATTGCGTGCATTATTTAGAAAATGGTTATGCGAAACTCCCTATGCACTGGATGTGGTGGCCAGCGATCGGTGGCATAGGAGTGGGTGCTATAGGTTTATTAGAACCCAAAATACTAGGAGCAGGTTATTCAACCATCACGCAAATATTAAATGGACATATTGTTGCTGATTCTATTATCTATTTATTTATTTTAAAATTTTTAGCATGGCTAATTGCAGTGAGTAGTAGAACAACAGCTGGTACTTTAGCACCATTATTTATGATGGGAAGCGCATTAGGTGTTACTTTATTTGGATTTATTATTTATTTTTTTCCTTTAATTAATCTTGACATTAAAACAGCTGCATTGGTAGGTATGGCAGCGCTTTTTTGCGGAGTGACACGGGCTTTTTTAGCATCTGTGTTTATAACTTTGGAATCAACTCATCAGTTTTGGGCTGCCGTACCCATACTTACAGGCTGTGTTGCGGCGTATATTGTTTCATTATTTTTAATGCAGCATTCTATTCTGACAAAAGAGCTTGAGAAAAAAGGTGTTTCATTTCTACTTGAGGAGAATGCAAAAAAGACTGAGAATGATTTACAGCAAAAACCAAATGATGTTTATTGATAATTCTATTGTTCTATTGACCGTGCATTTTAGTGGTTAAAGGATTTTTATGTTGCTGGCTATTCTTGATTACAGTGGATCTTTTGCTTTTTGTGTCAGTGGTGCATCGATTGCAGCTTCTCGCAGAATGGATCTCTTTGGCATTTTTGTCATGACCGTGATTGCAGGATTTGGTGGAGGTTGTCTGCGGGATGTCCTTATTGGCAAAACCCCTCCTACCGTGTTTAACACACCAGCTTATTGGATTATTGCGTTGAGTGCTACTTTTTTAGTCTACTTCTTCAATATTCAAAACAAGTATGTAGAGAAGATTATTGTTTTGTTCGATGCTATTGGTCTTGCTTTTTTTACAGTAGTTGGAGTTAAAGTTGGCATTCAAACAGGACTTTCTAATTATCAATGTGTCCTAATGGGTGTGATAACAGCGTGTTTTGGCGGTATCACTCGGGATGTCATTATCAATCGAGTTCCCTATGTTTTTCAAAATGAAATTTATGGAGGTTTTGCCCTCTTAGGGGGGATATTGTACTTTGCTCTGCGCAATTATATGAGTGAAGGAATTCCAGATCTCATTGTTATTCCTCTTATATTTTCGATGCGTATGATCTCTGTGTGGAAAAATTGGCATTTGCCAAGAGCGGGAGAAGTTTCTATTCGCAAGCGTAAGTTTCCAATGACAAGGAAGCCAACTTCAAGGCCAAATAGTTAAAAAGTCTGTACTTTATCCATAATCTTTTAGAATGGGTCTAAAATTTCCTTGCATGCACCCTGTAGTTCTTATACGCTCAGGCTGTGAAGGGGATAATAAAATGATATTGAGTAAAGGCTTAAAAGCATCAAGTCCGTTGACGACCGCGCAAATTGAGAAGCGGTTAAATGATGTGGGCGTTTCAGCAACTGCCCAGAGGATTGCAATTTGTAAATATATTTTATGTGAAGCAGATCACCCGACTGCTGAAGACATTAAAAATTGGACTGACCTCAATTTCCCTAAGCTCAGCCGCGCTACGGTTTATAACACTCTTGAAATATTAGTCCAAGCTGGCCTGTTAAAGGAGTTAAAATTACCGCATACTGGAAAAATAGTTTATGATACCAATGTTGAAGAACATTTTCATTTTCTAGATAGTGCAACAGGAAAACTTTTCGATGTTTCTCCTGAAGAATGTCAAGTGACTTTGGCAATGCCCAAAGATATTTCTGTTCAGGGGGTAGAAGTATTTTTACGTGGGAAAATTTCTATAAAATAAACAATCCTTATTTAATCGATGCACATTTTCATTTAAATTATCTTAAAGATATTCCAAGATCTATTGAACAAGCTCTAAAGTCTTCTGTTAAATCAGGAGTTGTGGCTGGCGTTTGGAATAATGACACACTTGAACATCTTGCCTTAAAAGACAATAAGTCACTCGAAAACATAAAATTCTTAAAAAAAGATTTACAGCAATTAAACTCTATAAAAGATGATGAATTCATCTGTTTTTTAGCGCATGGTTTACATCCTATGTCTGTCCATGAAAAATGGCTCAATGCGGACGGTAGCTGTCATAATGAGAGCATTCAAAGTGATATTCAACAATTCAAAGATATATTATATAAAAATTTAAATTATATTTGGGCTATTGGTGAAACGGGTTTCGACCTTTCCAAAGATATTTTGCAAAGCGAAAAGTGCAAGAATTTAAGTAAACAAGATATTATTTTTTTACAAAATATTGCATTTGAAGTTTGTGTGCAGGCAGCTATTCAATATAATTTGCCGCTGATTTTGCACTTAAGAGGAAGCTGGAGTCTTTGTATAAACAAAATTAAGTGGGCAAAAAATAAAGGCGTAAAAAAAATCATGGTCCATTGTTTTAGTGGACCAGCTGAAGATATGAAAACTTTAGCGCGATTATCAATTTATTGTTCATTTGGTGGGGTTCCCACCTGGGAAAAAGCTGTAAAAAATCGCAATGCATTTTTACAGTGTGATCCCAATTTCCTCATGCTCGAAACCGATTCTCCAGATTTGCCTCCAGAATTGCCAGACCAAGCTAAATTAGAAAATAATGAACCAAAATATTTAAAAAATATTGCAGAAATTTTGGCTAAATATGCAAATACAGATTTAGATTATTTTATAAAAAATTCTAATAAAAATATTTTAAATTTTTTAGGTGTTTTTGGCAGATAGTTCTTCCCATTTTAAGTAACACAAATCAAGATCAGTTTGTTTTGTTTGAATTTCTGCAGAAATTAAAGCTGTTTCGTTATAAGGTAAATTATTCGCATAAGCATTTTCTAATTGCTTTTCTAATTGCCCAAGGAATGTTTCAAGTTTTTCAATCTTTCTTTCAACTTCATCAAGCTCTCTTTGTTCCTTAAAACTGAGTTTTGCTTTTTTTGTTTGAGAATTTGTATTTTTATTTTCAGGCTCAAGAGGTGCTTTCTCTGTTTGCTTTTTAATAGAATCTGTTTCTTTGTATTTTTCCATAGACTCAAGAGCTTGATCCAGATCGGGTAACATAAGCCAATCACCGGTGCGGATTCCATTTTTATTTTTCTCACCTAAAAAGGTAAATAACCCTGTGGCAACCCTTTGGACAAAATAACGATCATGACTCGTAAATAAAACACCACCTTGGAAATCGCACAGATTTTTTTCAAGCACTTGCAGGGTCGATATATCAAGATCATTGGTCGGTTCGTCAAGGATCAATAAATTGCCTTGCTCAAGCATAAGTTTGGCAAGTAAAAGACGGGCTTGTTCACCACCAGAAAGTTCACCGACTTTTCGATTGGCGTCGAATTTAAAAAATAAAAAACGATCTAAATAGCTCATAATATGCATATATTTACCAGCAAAATGCACATATTCACCTTCCGGTGCAATGGTTGAACGGACTGTTTCATTCGGGTCGAGTTTTTGTCTTTGTTGATCGAAGTGAGAGATTTTAACAAGCTCATGATAAGTGATTTCACCAAGATCTGGTTTTATTTGGTTCACCACTAAATTCATTAAGGTCGATTTACCGCAGCCATTTGGTCCCAACAAAGCAATGCGCATTTTAGGTTTAATCACAAATTCAAGATTTTGAAAAACAAAGTGATTGTTGTCGGTCGCAGCAGGATGTTTTATGGAAACATTTTTAAAGCGGACAAGTTCTTGTTCCCCTAAGTTTCTTACAACTGGAATAATATTATCTTCATTGTTCCTTTGTTCATCTGTCATAAGGGCATCGAAATTCATTTCAGCACTTTTTGGTAAATTGGCTTTTTGATTCTTTGCATTTAAGCTTTTATCCAGAGCAAGCGCTCTATCTATACGCGATTTCTGCTTCGTTGTTCTGGCTTTTGCGCCTGTACGCAGCCATGCCAATTCCCGTCGCATGAGGTTAGCCATTTTCGAGCGGGTTTTTTGCTCAACAATTTCATTTTCAAGTTTGAGTTGGCTGTAGGTTTCAAAATTGCCATCATATTGTTTAGATTCCCCAGCCTCAATTTCTAGAACTCTATTTACTAAGGTATCGAGAAGAGCACGGTCATGGGAAATAATCACAAAAGCTACGGGTTCGGTAGATTCATTTTTAGGCTTAAATCCAAAAAGTCCAACTCCTTGTTCAACAACTTCAAGTAAAAACTCTTCTAACCAATCGACTGTTTGCACATCCAAGTGGTTCGTTGGTTCGTCTAGGAGTATAAGTTGCGGGTTTTTTAAGAGTGCTGAAACGATTTGTACGCATTTCTGCTGACCACCGGATAAGTTTTTGAACTGTCGATCGCGCAAAGAGAGAAGTTTGCCAGCTTTGAGTGCACTTAATATAACGTTGTCTGTGCCTACACCTGAAATATTTATAAGTTTATCATTTAAATCACTGAGCTTTTCGCCCCATTGTGTATCGTTGGTTATTTCAGGGTTTTCTTCAGCTAAGAGAGAATGCTTGTCAATTTCATCTTCAATTTTTTTAATTTGGAGGTCAAGATCGTATTCTTCTGGAAGGGAATCTCTAAGAATTTCTTCAACAGTTTTTTCAATGTCAAAAGAATATTTCTGATTGACAATCGCTAAGCGAATACCATTGCGTATAGATATGGAACCTGTATCTGCATCTTGAGTGCCTGTTATAAGTCGGAATAATGTTGATTTTCCTGCCCCATTGGGCCCCACTATACCCCATCTTTCTCCGGGATGAACCGTAAAAGAAAGATTGTTGAATAATTGGGTAGATCCATAACTCGTTGATAGATTGTAACAGCTTAAATAGGGTGCAGATGACATGAATAAACTCCAAATGTAGAAACATACGCTTTAAGCAAAGCATAATTTTGCTAAAACAGAAAGAGTTTATTTTTTGTGTTAATTACCCATGCCAATCCACAATGAATTATTTTCTGTTAATTTTATTGAGTCACTGGTAATATTTAATGCTTCTTGCATAAGCAGGTCGTTTTGAAAAACGATTTCATCACCACTGTCACCTTCTTTTTCTTTCATATCTCTTGGATTTTCTTTTTCTTCTAAAGATTTTACATATTCTTTTGAAAGAAGCATGGGTTGTTTTTTTTCTATATTGTATCTTTCGATTTTAGCAATGATTTCTCGATATTTTATATTTTTTATAATACGTTCTTGACTCAATAATTTTAGTTTTCCAATCAATCCAGATAAATTGAGTAAAGGTCTAAAATTTTTGGCCGGTGGAATGCTGTCAAGAGGCAATGCAAAATCTAATTGTTCTTCTCCAATTTCAAATGCATCAAGTATATCAGGTATAATTATATCTGATTGTACTCCAACTAGTTGATTACTTTTCCCACTTGGGCGGTAAAATTTACTTTGCGTTACTTTAAGAGCGCCATCACTTCTTCGTCCATGGCTGCCAGGAAACTCTTGCACAACTTGCACGCTCGCTTTACCATAGGTACTTTTATTTCCAATAACAATGCCTCGAGAGAAGTCTTGAATAGCTCCTGCAAATATTTCTGATGCGGAGGCACTGTATTTATTTATAAGGACAATCAGTGGGCCTTTATATAGCCAACTTGATTCGCTGATCTGTTGTTTCTTTATGACTTGATTGCGATCTAAAGTTTGAACAGCTGTTCCTGAAGGAACAAATAATCCAGTCATACGAATACTTTCTGGAAAATCTCCACCTCCATTGTTACGTAAGTCAATCAAAATACCGTCAACTCCTTTTGCAAGAAGTTTTTTTAATCCTTGTTCAACATCGTAACTCACTCCATGGCATTGAGAAAATATTTTAACTTTGCATTTGAGATCAGTATAAAATGTAGATATTTTTATTACGCCAATTTTTTTATTTCCATTTTCAACAACTTTCGTTTTTACTTCATCATCTTTTAAATCAATTTCATCACGCACAAGTATAATATTTAATCTTTCATTTCCCTTCAGTGTTTTTCTTAAAACAACCAGCCGGACGCTTGTTCCTTTATTGCCTCGAACTAAATTAACGGTTTGTTCAACATCTAAATCACTTAAATCTTTAAGACCTGTCCCATTCCCAGGATCAATTGCTATGATTCTATCTTTAGCTTTGAGCCTTCCATCTTTTTGTGCGACCCCTCCTTGTACGAGAGACTTCACAACAATATATCCATCTTTTTCTTGTAACTGTGCGCCAATTCCTTCGAGTTTATTGCTGATATGAATGACGAAAGAGTCGTGATCTGCTGGTAGCAAATGTGCAGAATGCGGATCCATTGCGAGAGCTATGCTATTTAACAAAAGAGAATATATTTTATCATCATCAAAATCTTTATATTTCTTTTCTAATTTTAGATAACTTTTCAAAAGCCTTTCCCGAATTTTAGCACTATCTTCTTCAAGATTTTCTGACGAAATATATTGGATTTTAACTCTTTTTTTCATTCTTTCATCAGCTTCGGTAAAATTCGAGCTCCAATCTATTTTTCCACTCGGGATATAATCAGGTTTAGAGAAGTCGATCGGTTTTGCTAGAAAAAACTTTGTTTTTTCTATGCGTTCTCCTACTCTTTTTAAAAAAAGACTGAATATTTCGAAAAGAAAATCACAATTATTATTTTCAATTTTTTTATTTAAAGAGTTTTCAAGATAAGAAAAGGATTTAATATCTGATTTAATAAAATAGACTTTTGATGGATCCATTAAATCAAAAATTTTTTTAAATGTTTTCTTTGACAAATCTTCATTAAACTCTGTATAAAAGAAATGGAGATCGAGCATTGCATTCACTCGTAATTTGACTTCTCTACATGAAAGTACAGAAGCAATTATTCTTGCATTTTTCGAATTGTCTCCGTAAGCTATTTTTGGAGCTATTGACTCCCAAGCAAGGCAACAAAGTAAAAATGCGAGGAACATATTTGCAACTATACGCATATTTAGTTTCCTGTGTTTAAGAGACAAGTTGTATTGTTTATTGTCAATTTTTGTTAATCATTAGTCAATTTGTTTGTTTGTGAGATTTTATGACGACAGCCCGCAGTCCAAGAGATTCTTTGCCAAAGAGAGCTCATTTACATCAAGTGTTTGAGTCCTATCTCAATCAACTCGGCTTGCGCCAGACAAGGCAGCGGAGAATTATTCTCGACGCAGTTCTTGCTTCAGGTCGCCATGTCGATGCCGAAACCATCGCAAATGAAGTGAAAAAGACGGATAGTTCAATCGGACTAGCTACTGTATATCGTACTCTTAAAATGATGACCGATTCACAAATATTGGTAGAACGGCATTTTGGAGGCGATAGAGCTAGTTTTGAGTTTGCCGATCAAGGAGATGAGCACCACGACCATCTTATCTGCAAACAATGTGGTGAAATTGTCGAATTCTATGATGCAGATCTTGAAAAGCGACAAGAAGAGGTTGCAAAAAATTTAGGCTATAAATTAATCCATCATAAAATGGAGCTTTTTGCGGAATGTTTAGGCTTAGACAAGTGTGAACGTAAAAATTCAAAATAGTCAATTGATCTTTATCCATCCTAGTTCTATTTTCTCCGAGACCTTTTAAAGGGGAAATTAAAATGATTGCGTTTTAATTTCCCAAACTTTTTTTAGAGAAAGAAATCGGATATGAAGATAAAGTCAAAGGCGAAACTCATTTGGACAGTGACAAACAACGGTTGTGAAAAATTAGGAATTGATCACATTGCTTCCACAATTGTAAAAAATAAATTAAATGCTGTCAGGATGACATATTCAAGCCTTGCATATCCAAATATATTAAAATTACGTGAGAAAATCACAAAATTACTTGCGAATGAAGACAAACAACCAGCTGATGGAAAAGTTCCTTTCTTATTAAGTTTTGTCGGTAGACGAGCTCTTTTATCTGTTCCAAACGGAGAAATCACTCTTGAGAATGGCGTTGAAGTTGAAATTGCCTTTCAGGTCGATTTTTCAGCATGTGCGTCTATGTCTACAGATAGCAATGCAGAGTCTAAACAATTTGAAGTGCGTGTTTCTTCAGAAGATCAGCTTTCAACTTTAAAAATTGGCTCTATTATTAATATTTCCTATGGCTCGGTTGAATTACAAATTGTAGAAATCAAAAAGAAATCAGCAACTGAATTGACTGCACGCTGTATTGTTGAAAATGGTGGAACACTCATTTCTGGAGTTGATGTTCACTCACAAGATATGTCTCGCGATCTCTTCCCATTATTATCAGATGATGAAAAAACTTTAAGAGCAGGTTTTTCGTATTTAGCAGATTTTGTAATTGTTGATGGTATTAAGTCAGAACAAGAATTATTTGCAATTAAAGCTGGTATTTTAGGAGAAAATGCTCCTTTCTCTGAAAGGCACCCAAGTATTCCAATCAATAAAGATGTGCTTGAAACCGAAGCATTGTTGCCACCACGTTTTTTACTCAAAGTAGATTCCAAGCGTTCGTATGAACTCTTACCTATTTTGCTCAAACATGTTGATGGTGTCTTTTTAAGTCGTTCTGAACTTGGGATTGATGAGCATCCACATAATTTGCCAATATTACAAAAAGATTTGGTAGATCGTTGCAATCGAATGTCTAAAACAATTATTATTGCTTCTGAACTTATGCACTCTATGCGCTTAAACGCGAACCCAACCCGTGCTGAAGTGTCTGACATGGCCAACGCCGCAGCAGATGGCTCCGATGCACTCGTTCTTTCCCATGAGGTGACGGAAGGTCCAAATGCCGATCTCGTAGCGGAAGTATCCTTAGAAACTCTAGTGAACTCAGAAGCATGGGTTGAAAAAAAGTGGCACCCATTCGAAATGGACAAAATACCAAGTGACGATGATGCAGTGACATATGGGGCTATCCGTATCGCCCAACAGGCAAATGTTCGTGCCATTGTTTGTTTCACCGAAGGTGGATACACAGCGATGAAGCTTTCTTCTATGCGCACTCCCACAGAAATCATAGCAATCACGTGCAACAAAAAAATCATGCGCCAATTGAATTTGTTGCGTTCTGTCACTGGAATGGTGCTTGAGTCACGCTCACAGGTTGAACGTATTTTAAATGAAACAAAAGATATCTTAGTCAACGCTTTTGGTTTTAAAAAAGGCGATAAATTTGTTTTTGTTTCCTTAACTGCTTCCAGTGTGTCCGAAAGAAATTCTAATTTATTTACTTTGCAAGAAATTGATTAATAAATGTCGTTGACATTCTTTTTTATTGTAAATCCCAATGCAAATTCAGGTAAAACTAAATTAAATTGGGAAAAAAAAGTTCTCCCACTCATTCGCCTTATTTTTCAGAATGTTTCTTGGGTCTTTACTGAAAAAAAAGGTGATGCTTCTTTTTATGCCTATTTTGCAAAAAACTGCGGATATAAAACCGTTGTCGCTGTGGGTGGCGATGGCACTGTCAATGAAGTCGTCAATGGTTTATTGGATAATCCTCTCGTTTATTTAGAAGATTATAAACAAAAAATTAAGGGTGAATTAATTGAAAATTATAAATCAGAAATTAATACCCCAAGTTTAGCTTGCTTACCAATGGGAACGGGTAGTGATTTTACCCGCACTCTCGGGATTCCTTATCATATAGAGAGCGCATTAAAAATAATCAAACAGAATAAACTTGTTGCCAGTGATATTGGATTGATTGAAAGCAATGCTACGCAAGGTGAAAAGTTGTTTCGTTATTTTATCAATATTGGCAGTGTTGGGGCCAGTGCTGAAGTTGTCCAAAGAGTCAATCAATCACCCAAAAAATTCGGTAAAAATGGATCTTATATTTATGCTGCAATAAAGACTCTTCTTAAAGATAATCATTTCTATACACAAATTGCATATGATAATGAGCCTCCATTTCAACTCGATCTTCGGGTTATTTTTATTTGCAATGGTCGATATTGTGGTGGAGGAATGGAAGTTTCACCAAAATCAAAACTAAACAGTGGTTCTTTTCAAATTATCCAAATAAGAAATT is a genomic window containing:
- a CDS encoding FAD-dependent oxidoreductase, with product MDLNVLIVGGGIHGTGLLHDLATRNVPGVHLVEKSLLSSGTSSKSTKLVHGGLRYLEHLNQWGLVHEALKERAILLRLLRDIVKPLPFVLPNFKGDKRPPWMIRMGLFFYDLLAGDGGLPSASSINKKDILSYAPYLNPEKVEKEMISAFQYYDAQMLDDVITRIVAEAAVKLGASYEENAKVTEVIPIQDGYKVTIVSNDSSKTLTTRTIVNASGAWCNANLLNWNIIPNITCLLNLGTHIVFNPEAVPNGDITKNSATLIQEPDGRIVFFIPWFGKWLYGTTESILVGEPSHVRYPEEDKAYLMHTAKETLNLYEAEKNISEIFCGVRCMPLHVKAKIKNLNSAWNNEPFNSPFYVRQLDKNISGLSRETVLDEVLPGLITIYGGKYTTYRSISEKIGALLSRKLKLGSSTGTHLAENWFLSELMQEKPSLFLTSANLRQM
- a CDS encoding cysteine desulfurase family protein, whose translation is MNKFIENFVLPSEWMNSSPQKIEPISFGGIKLPQNTIYLDFASSTPLDKRILEKMTPWMLGYFANSANRLHPMGELTEHALGWARTTLAKIFSVSFEEVIFTGSATESNNLFLRGLVENPHRKRNKIVYCATEHSSIIVTANTLSALSENIQIAELPVDEYGQINIQIAERVIDENTLCVCVMDVNNETGIRQLQLEKIRKISLECGALLHVDASQGFARSHLIAEGIDFDSLTISSAKIYGPKGAAALILKKRRPKIKLQAQLTGGGHEFDLRSSTPNIAAIMGFTYACLFQQQEASERIKYYEFLENAFCDELNKHIQVKFYGVKKQKIAGILTISFQNVNAMKLLEETRTVCASVGSACKTLQATASHVLVAMGIELENTLASFRVSFGLTNSEQEVREAAKILAQTAHHLREKSATLL
- a CDS encoding chloride channel protein, producing the protein MTYIEKMRYFRGKFFVHKSAFFHKRDFFICLLSLIIGIFIGFLAEALKLVINLVTNIFYFGKFSITEALPAQHQLGYWAFFMPVIGGIIIGLIARFINPAVYGHGIPETMEKVLLNDSIISKRLLILKPTAAAISVGSGGPFGDEGPIIATGGILGSTIGQFIKTSSYERKILLSAGVAGAVSSAFGSPLGGIFLALELMLYEFKSRSLIPVALSVIAAEFIRMKFVGDELIFPMSVVSLPSASSEIFCFFIIGIISGIVAVGITHCVHYLENGYAKLPMHWMWWPAIGGIGVGAIGLLEPKILGAGYSTITQILNGHIVADSIIYLFILKFLAWLIAVSSRTTAGTLAPLFMMGSALGVTLFGFIIYFFPLINLDIKTAALVGMAALFCGVTRAFLASVFITLESTHQFWAAVPILTGCVAAYIVSLFLMQHSILTKELEKKGVSFLLEENAKKTENDLQQKPNDVY
- a CDS encoding trimeric intracellular cation channel family protein — protein: MLLAILDYSGSFAFCVSGASIAASRRMDLFGIFVMTVIAGFGGGCLRDVLIGKTPPTVFNTPAYWIIALSATFLVYFFNIQNKYVEKIIVLFDAIGLAFFTVVGVKVGIQTGLSNYQCVLMGVITACFGGITRDVIINRVPYVFQNEIYGGFALLGGILYFALRNYMSEGIPDLIVIPLIFSMRMISVWKNWHLPRAGEVSIRKRKFPMTRKPTSRPNS
- a CDS encoding Fur family transcriptional regulator, with the translated sequence MILSKGLKASSPLTTAQIEKRLNDVGVSATAQRIAICKYILCEADHPTAEDIKNWTDLNFPKLSRATVYNTLEILVQAGLLKELKLPHTGKIVYDTNVEEHFHFLDSATGKLFDVSPEECQVTLAMPKDISVQGVEVFLRGKISIK
- a CDS encoding TatD family hydrolase; this encodes MSSDFGNAQRYFCSGGRSIFTWENFYKINNPYLIDAHFHLNYLKDIPRSIEQALKSSVKSGVVAGVWNNDTLEHLALKDNKSLENIKFLKKDLQQLNSIKDDEFICFLAHGLHPMSVHEKWLNADGSCHNESIQSDIQQFKDILYKNLNYIWAIGETGFDLSKDILQSEKCKNLSKQDIIFLQNIAFEVCVQAAIQYNLPLILHLRGSWSLCINKIKWAKNKGVKKIMVHCFSGPAEDMKTLARLSIYCSFGGVPTWEKAVKNRNAFLQCDPNFLMLETDSPDLPPELPDQAKLENNEPKYLKNIAEILAKYANTDLDYFIKNSNKNILNFLGVFGR